In Pseudomonas sp. LRP2-20, the genomic window CGGCCTTGCCCGGCACCTCGTCGCTGCCAATCGACTCTTCACTGACGGTCAGGCACACGTCCCAGCCCCAGAAGATGAAGATCGACAGTGACAACCCTGCTGCAAAGGCCGAGAACGACTCGACACCGAACGGGTTGAACCAGGCGAAATCGAACTCCAGCGGCGGCGGCGCGGTGGTGCCGCCGAAGGCTGCGATGGCAAAGCCGAGCAATACCATGAGCTGTAGCGCCACCAGACCGTACTGCACGGTCATGGTGGTGGCCATGCCTCGGCAGCAGATCCACACCGCCATGGCAATGAACACACAACAAGTGGTGATATTGATCAACAGGTTGTCGGCCAGGGCCGCCAGCTCATGGTGGCCGGTGATCTGGCTGAGGAACAGATAGAAGAAGTCGACGGCAACACCCGCCAGGTTGGACAACACGATGGTGGTGGCAACGACCAGCCCCCAGCCGCCGATCCAGCCGATCATCGGGCCAAAGGCACGGGCCGACCAGGTAAACGACGTGCCGCTGTCCGGCTCCGCCGAATTCAGCTCGCGGTAGCCCAGGGCAACCAGCAGCATCGGCAGGAAGCCGACGATGAACACGGCGGGAAGATGAGCACCGACCTCACGCACGGTCGGGCCAAGGGCGCCAGTCAGGGTGTAGACCGGGGCGATGGTGGAAATGCCCAGCACCACGCTGGCCAGCAGGCCAAGACGGCCCTTGGCCAGGCCTTTGCTGCGCTGAGTGCTGCCCGAGTCGGCCACGTCGGGTGGGCGGCCGGCTTCTGTGTAATTGCTCATGAGTTTTTGCCGTAACTATTGGAATTGTTTTCACAGGTCCTGTCCCCAGGGCCTGCTTCCACTCATTGAAAGCGCGCTGCCGGGGGTGAGTCATCCCGGACTTTTGGCTGACG contains:
- a CDS encoding APC family permease gives rise to the protein MSNYTEAGRPPDVADSGSTQRSKGLAKGRLGLLASVVLGISTIAPVYTLTGALGPTVREVGAHLPAVFIVGFLPMLLVALGYRELNSAEPDSGTSFTWSARAFGPMIGWIGGWGLVVATTIVLSNLAGVAVDFFYLFLSQITGHHELAALADNLLINITTCCVFIAMAVWICCRGMATTMTVQYGLVALQLMVLLGFAIAAFGGTTAPPPLEFDFAWFNPFGVESFSAFAAGLSLSIFIFWGWDVCLTVSEESIGSDEVPGKAATWTVLLILGLYLVTAIATLQFAGISEQGLGLNNPRIQENVFAHLAGPVMGPLAILMSIAVLASTAASLQSTFVSPARTLLAMGYYGAVPQKFASVCPRSQTPRYATICAGVAAGLFYVTMRTLSENVLADTITALGMMICFYYSLTAFACVWYFRDSLFGSLRHFFMRGLCPLVGGVILSVIFVRTAIDSASPDFGSGSHVAGLGLVFVIAAIISALGIVLMMISRMRAPAYFLGATLRQQATLPLQD